The proteins below come from a single Caulobacter segnis ATCC 21756 genomic window:
- a CDS encoding methyl-accepting chemotaxis protein gives MRLTIKLKLALAFGFMILLLIGTSLFSLNGLSGANREMDAMVAGPAAHLKAAQQLNIRALDVTRAEKNMLTSDSAQEIAALSRRIDEDRQVFDELIAKTIEQVPVDSRARWEDLDHAWKRFETVDDRLREFIQQGRRDEAIALSNGESHRLAGEIGEQVEALVALSDKQLEAAVAKVDVDFAHLRNILVSLVVVATVAAAAAAAWIAYNISKGLKAISVLADAVAQGDLTQKVKATSNDEIKDLVDTINHMASNLQATAAVADRIADGDLTVQVKPISEKDVLGLALERMVDRLRGIVADAISASENVSAGSQELSATAEQMSQGVTEQASAFEQVSASMEEMAANIKQNADNASQTEKIARQSAIGAETSGQAVTKAVSAMQTIAEKITIVQEIARQTDLLALNAAVEAARAGEHGRGFAVVASEVRKLAERSQTAAAEISAVSTDTVKAAQTAGEMLTTLVPDIRKTAELVSEISAACREQDIGASQINEAIQQLDRVTQQNASASEEMSATSEELAAQAEEMQASIAYFRTDSVGQTRRPARPPVKAPAVPRALAKAKSPARAPVAAQQARAAGFALDLTTGGPDADDGEFKEYVA, from the coding sequence ATGCGGTTGACCATCAAGCTCAAACTGGCCCTGGCCTTCGGATTCATGATCCTCTTGCTGATCGGGACTTCGCTGTTCAGCCTGAACGGACTATCGGGCGCCAACCGAGAAATGGACGCCATGGTCGCGGGCCCGGCGGCGCATCTCAAGGCCGCCCAGCAGTTGAATATCCGCGCGCTGGATGTGACGCGCGCGGAGAAGAACATGCTGACGAGTGACAGCGCTCAGGAGATCGCCGCCCTCTCGCGACGGATCGACGAGGATCGGCAGGTGTTCGATGAGCTGATCGCTAAGACCATTGAGCAGGTTCCGGTCGATTCCCGCGCGAGATGGGAAGACCTCGATCACGCCTGGAAGCGTTTTGAGACCGTGGATGATCGCCTTCGGGAGTTTATCCAGCAGGGCCGCCGCGACGAGGCCATCGCCCTTTCGAACGGTGAGTCGCACCGCTTGGCCGGCGAGATCGGCGAGCAAGTTGAAGCGCTGGTGGCGCTCTCCGACAAGCAACTGGAAGCGGCCGTCGCCAAGGTGGACGTCGACTTCGCTCATCTGAGGAACATCCTTGTCAGCTTGGTCGTGGTCGCGACCGTTGCGGCCGCGGCCGCCGCCGCCTGGATCGCGTACAACATCAGCAAGGGCCTGAAGGCGATCTCGGTGCTTGCCGACGCCGTGGCTCAGGGCGACCTGACCCAGAAGGTGAAGGCGACCAGCAACGACGAGATCAAGGACCTGGTCGATACGATCAACCACATGGCCTCCAACCTGCAGGCCACCGCCGCTGTGGCCGACCGCATCGCCGACGGCGATCTGACGGTCCAGGTCAAGCCGATCTCCGAGAAGGACGTCCTGGGCCTGGCGCTGGAGCGCATGGTCGACCGTCTTCGCGGCATCGTGGCCGACGCCATCTCGGCCTCCGAGAACGTCTCGGCGGGCAGCCAGGAACTGTCGGCGACCGCCGAGCAGATGAGCCAGGGTGTGACCGAACAGGCCTCGGCCTTCGAACAGGTCTCGGCCTCGATGGAAGAGATGGCGGCCAATATCAAGCAGAACGCCGACAACGCCTCGCAGACCGAGAAGATCGCTCGCCAGTCGGCGATCGGGGCGGAAACGTCCGGCCAGGCGGTCACCAAGGCGGTCAGCGCCATGCAGACCATCGCCGAGAAGATCACGATCGTTCAGGAGATCGCGCGTCAGACCGACCTGCTGGCCCTGAACGCCGCCGTCGAGGCCGCGCGGGCCGGCGAACACGGTCGCGGCTTCGCGGTGGTCGCTTCGGAAGTGCGCAAGCTGGCCGAACGCAGCCAGACGGCCGCCGCCGAGATCAGCGCCGTGTCCACCGACACGGTGAAGGCCGCGCAGACCGCCGGCGAGATGCTGACGACCCTGGTTCCCGACATCCGCAAGACCGCTGAGTTGGTCTCGGAGATCAGCGCCGCCTGCCGCGAGCAGGATATCGGCGCCAGCCAGATCAACGAGGCGATCCAGCAACTCGATCGCGTCACCCAGCAGAACGCCTCGGCCTCGGAAGAGATGTCGGCGACGTCGGAGGAACTGGCGGCCCAGGCCGAGGAAATGCAGGCGTCGATCGCCTACTTCCGGACCGACAGCGTCGGACAGACGCGCCGTCCGGCGCGTCCGCCGGTCAAGGCGCCCGCCGTCCCCAGGGCGCTGGCGAAGGCCAAGTCGCCCGCTCGCGCACCGGTCGCCGCCCAGCAGGCGCGCGCCGCGGGCTTCGCCCTCGACCTCACCACTGGCGGCCCCGACGCCGACGACGGCGAATTCAAGGAGTATGTCGCATGA
- a CDS encoding chemotaxis protein CheW — MSEAFLERQCVTLGLGAEVFAVPVAFVREILDYSAPSALPEGPNYLLGLTDVRGRGTPTLDLRAKLGLPRVSPDLATRILVLDVPVDDRILALGLVADRVIEVATFEPSEIEAAPDIGVPWRSDYIKGVVRRDHGFVVIFDLPRLLTSQDAALIAQAA, encoded by the coding sequence ATGAGCGAAGCCTTCCTCGAGCGGCAGTGCGTGACACTCGGCCTGGGCGCCGAGGTCTTCGCCGTGCCGGTCGCCTTCGTCCGCGAGATCCTGGACTACAGCGCCCCGTCCGCCCTGCCGGAAGGTCCCAACTATCTGCTGGGGCTGACCGACGTCCGGGGCAGGGGCACGCCGACCTTGGACCTGCGCGCCAAGCTGGGCCTGCCGCGCGTATCGCCGGACCTGGCGACCCGGATCCTGGTGCTGGACGTGCCGGTCGATGATCGCATCCTGGCCTTGGGCCTCGTCGCCGATCGCGTCATCGAGGTGGCGACGTTCGAACCCAGCGAGATCGAGGCCGCGCCCGATATCGGCGTGCCGTGGCGGTCGGACTACATCAAGGGCGTGGTCCGTCGCGACCACGGCTTCGTCGTGATCTTCGACCTCCCCAGGCTGCTGACCAGCCAGGACGCCGCGCTCATCGCCCAGGCCGCCTGA
- a CDS encoding CheR family methyltransferase gives MSQVPLAQTIDPQLDELSAKNFARLSAFIHAYSGIKMPANKKTMLEGRLRRRMRTYGHTNLNDYCRFLFEDDGLEAETVHLIDVVTTNKTEFFREPTHFDFLEATGLPTLAQGRRKPIRIWSAAASIGAEAYTLAMVLEDFVTDRPGLDYTILATDICTDVLAKGVAGRYPETMIDPVPMARRRQYLMQSKDRSSGEVRIRPQLRAKVAFGRLNLMDDVYPVDRDIDIIFCRNILIYFDKPTQAKVLGRLCDHLVSGGYLFLGHSESIVGLDLPVRQVANTVFQKP, from the coding sequence GTGTCGCAAGTCCCCCTCGCGCAGACCATTGATCCGCAGTTGGACGAACTGTCCGCCAAGAACTTCGCGCGGCTGTCGGCCTTCATCCACGCGTACAGCGGCATCAAGATGCCGGCCAACAAGAAGACGATGCTCGAGGGCCGCCTGCGTCGCCGGATGCGCACCTATGGGCATACCAATCTGAATGACTACTGCCGGTTCCTGTTCGAGGACGATGGACTGGAGGCCGAGACGGTCCACCTGATCGACGTGGTCACAACCAACAAGACCGAGTTCTTCCGAGAACCCACGCACTTCGACTTCCTGGAGGCGACGGGCTTGCCAACGCTGGCCCAGGGCCGGCGAAAGCCGATCCGGATCTGGAGCGCGGCCGCCTCGATCGGCGCCGAAGCCTACACCCTGGCCATGGTCCTGGAGGACTTCGTGACCGACCGGCCGGGTCTCGACTACACCATCCTGGCGACCGACATCTGCACCGATGTCCTGGCCAAGGGCGTTGCCGGCCGTTACCCGGAAACGATGATCGACCCCGTGCCCATGGCCCGCCGTCGCCAGTACCTGATGCAGTCAAAGGACCGTTCGTCGGGCGAGGTCCGGATCCGGCCCCAACTTCGCGCCAAGGTCGCGTTCGGACGGTTGAACCTGATGGACGACGTCTATCCGGTCGACCGCGACATCGACATCATCTTCTGCCGCAACATCCTGATCTATTTTGACAAGCCGACGCAGGCGAAGGTGCTGGGCCGGCTCTGCGACCATCTGGTCTCTGGCGGCTATCTGTTTCTGGGCCATTCTGAGTCGATCGTCGGACTGGATCTCCCTGTCCGACAGGTGGCCAACACCGTGTTCCAGAAGCCCTAG
- a CDS encoding protein-glutamate methylesterase/protein-glutamine glutaminase, translating into MPVDRKIRVLIVDDSATVRQTLASVLESDPQIEVIGVASDPFVAARRIRDEIPDVITLDVEMPRMDGITFLRKLMAQHPVPVVMCSSLVEDGTETLMQALEAGAVDIVLKPKVGVAEHLMESRIRICDAVKAAASARVSGARRPPVAVGRTLYEPERKLTADAMLPPPPKAALGSKAMARTTETIICMGASTGGTEALRAVLETLPPDSPGIVIVQHMPERFTASFAQRLDSICAVSVKEAEDGDTVLRGRVLIAPGNKHTLLERSGARYYVSVKDGPLVTRHRPSVDVLFRSAARSAGSNAVGVIMTGMGDDGARGLEEMKQSGAFTIAQDEASSIVFGMPKEAIARGCVDRVVPLQQIAAEIQKASKR; encoded by the coding sequence GTGCCAGTCGATCGAAAAATCCGGGTCCTGATCGTCGATGACTCCGCGACCGTGCGGCAGACCTTGGCGTCCGTATTGGAATCCGATCCGCAGATCGAAGTGATCGGGGTCGCTTCCGACCCCTTCGTCGCCGCCCGCCGCATACGAGACGAGATCCCAGACGTCATCACCTTGGACGTCGAGATGCCGCGGATGGATGGCATCACCTTCCTGCGTAAGCTGATGGCGCAGCACCCCGTACCGGTTGTGATGTGCTCGTCGCTGGTGGAGGACGGCACCGAGACGCTGATGCAGGCCTTGGAGGCCGGGGCGGTCGATATTGTTCTGAAGCCGAAGGTCGGGGTCGCCGAGCACCTGATGGAATCGCGGATCCGGATCTGCGATGCGGTCAAGGCCGCGGCCAGCGCCCGGGTCTCGGGCGCGCGGCGGCCCCCCGTGGCGGTCGGTCGGACGCTGTACGAGCCCGAGCGCAAGCTGACCGCCGACGCCATGCTGCCCCCGCCGCCCAAGGCGGCGCTCGGAAGCAAGGCGATGGCCCGCACGACGGAAACGATCATCTGCATGGGCGCCTCCACCGGCGGCACGGAGGCGCTACGCGCCGTTCTGGAGACCCTGCCGCCGGATTCGCCCGGCATCGTCATCGTCCAACATATGCCTGAGCGCTTCACCGCCTCCTTCGCCCAGAGGCTCGACAGCATCTGCGCCGTGTCGGTCAAAGAGGCGGAGGACGGCGATACGGTGCTGCGCGGACGGGTGCTGATCGCGCCCGGCAACAAGCACACGCTGCTGGAGCGGAGCGGCGCCCGCTACTACGTCTCGGTCAAGGACGGTCCGCTCGTGACGCGACACCGCCCGTCGGTGGATGTCCTCTTCCGGTCGGCCGCTCGGTCCGCCGGCTCCAACGCCGTCGGCGTGATCATGACCGGCATGGGCGACGACGGCGCCCGCGGTCTCGAGGAGATGAAGCAGTCCGGCGCCTTCACGATCGCCCAGGACGAGGCGTCCTCGATCGTGTTCGGCATGCCCAAGGAAGCGATCGCGCGCGGCTGCGTCGATCGCGTGGTTCCCCTGCAGCAGATCGCCGCTGAAATCCAGAAAGCTTCGAAGCGCTAG
- a CDS encoding ABC transporter permease, producing MPSPVMAAIKDVTDGVRLAPLWWRLGLDQTASRFQRSVLGPFWMACNLLVVAFALAFLVSTLMGVDMSKSYPQVVAGLLAWSLVGTTIAEAQAIFLYNAGLMQSQRLPLSFYVFLHAQKAATNFLTQMIAFWAVMLVLHKFVIPHWTLIPAFALMLLIVCLQGFIIAIPSTRFRDVAYMMSYIVQLLFYVTPVFWMADNISAQRRWVVELNPFAHQVDLLRAPLLGHAPAVNDWIWVLGTTGVLALVAFALLAMFRKRVVFWL from the coding sequence ATGCCGAGCCCAGTGATGGCGGCCATCAAGGACGTTACGGACGGTGTTCGTCTGGCGCCCCTGTGGTGGCGGCTCGGCCTGGACCAGACGGCCTCCCGTTTCCAGCGCTCGGTGCTCGGCCCGTTCTGGATGGCCTGCAACCTGCTGGTCGTCGCGTTCGCTCTGGCCTTCCTGGTCAGCACCCTGATGGGCGTGGACATGTCCAAGAGCTACCCGCAGGTGGTGGCGGGACTTCTAGCCTGGTCGCTGGTGGGAACGACGATCGCCGAGGCCCAGGCGATCTTCCTCTACAACGCCGGGCTGATGCAGAGCCAACGTCTGCCGCTGAGCTTCTACGTCTTCCTGCACGCTCAGAAGGCCGCGACCAACTTCCTGACCCAGATGATCGCCTTCTGGGCCGTGATGCTGGTGCTGCATAAGTTCGTCATTCCCCATTGGACGCTGATCCCGGCGTTCGCGCTCATGTTGCTGATCGTCTGCCTCCAGGGCTTCATCATCGCGATCCCCTCGACCCGGTTCCGCGACGTGGCCTACATGATGAGCTACATCGTGCAGCTGCTGTTCTACGTCACGCCGGTGTTCTGGATGGCCGACAACATCAGCGCCCAGCGTCGCTGGGTGGTCGAGCTGAACCCGTTCGCGCACCAGGTCGATCTGCTGCGCGCGCCGCTGCTGGGACATGCTCCCGCCGTCAACGACTGGATCTGGGTGCTCGGGACGACCGGCGTCCTGGCCCTGGTCGCCTTCGCGCTGCTGGCCATGTTCCGCAAGCGCGTGGTCTTCTGGCTGTAG
- a CDS encoding ABC transporter ATP-binding protein, with protein sequence MTHQIKLTDVDLDYFVYSLRSQSLRSAVFNLAVGGKMYKAAGDVAAVKALSEINLEINEGDRIALVGHNGSGKTTLLKVIAGIYHPTRGELHIDGDITSMIAINAGIDMEATGLRNIHKLGLMRRLPRKVIDSRVDTIAEFSGLGDFLHLPVRTYSAGMLARLMFSVATEFEADILVLDEWLSAGDADFVKKAGLRMQKMVEDAKIVVLATHDHDLVRRVCNRVCELKAGRIAFLGSTEDWLAYRETQAA encoded by the coding sequence ATGACCCACCAGATCAAGCTGACCGACGTCGATCTCGACTACTTCGTCTACAGCCTGCGCTCGCAGTCGCTGCGCAGCGCCGTGTTCAATCTCGCGGTCGGCGGCAAGATGTACAAGGCCGCCGGTGACGTGGCCGCGGTCAAGGCGCTGTCGGAGATCAACCTCGAGATCAACGAAGGCGACCGCATCGCCCTCGTGGGTCACAACGGGTCGGGCAAGACGACCCTGCTGAAGGTCATCGCGGGCATCTACCACCCGACCCGGGGCGAGCTGCATATCGACGGCGACATCACCTCCATGATCGCCATCAACGCCGGCATCGACATGGAGGCCACCGGCCTTCGCAACATCCACAAGCTGGGCCTGATGCGGCGCTTGCCGCGCAAGGTGATCGACAGTCGGGTGGACACGATCGCCGAGTTCTCGGGCCTCGGCGATTTCCTGCACCTGCCGGTGCGCACCTATTCGGCGGGCATGCTGGCGCGCCTGATGTTCTCGGTCGCGACCGAGTTCGAGGCCGACATCCTGGTGCTGGATGAATGGCTCAGCGCTGGCGACGCCGATTTCGTCAAGAAGGCCGGCCTGCGCATGCAGAAGATGGTCGAGGACGCCAAGATCGTCGTCCTGGCGACCCACGACCACGACCTGGTCCGCCGCGTCTGCAACCGCGTTTGCGAGCTGAAGGCCGGCCGCATCGCTTTCCTTGGGTCCACCGAGGACTGGCTGGCCTATCGGGAAACCCAAGCCGCATGA
- a CDS encoding class I SAM-dependent methyltransferase has translation MTDAVRPLAHEDIRGVELDAWIARLKRSVAERVQDGRVFPDFPSAEVQRQFVGSAYEDALDEAGKFYAFAQESMVDKAYKRSPGKGYLDFGCGWGRIARFFLRDFSSENMVGVDIDPDMVAFCAGANLPGQFETIANGQPLAFDDGSFRLITAYSVFTHLPPHLFRAWLAELLRVLAPGGLLVFTVEPPRFLDFLEATDVNSPNAWLAALSVYKDLLPGLREDLSREGIAYLPSGGGAYRERDVYGETVVTAKFVAKEAAPHDGEVVRYVDDPAQFWQAAVVIRKRPPAGRGGLLSRLLAGLTGKA, from the coding sequence ATGACCGACGCCGTCCGCCCCCTCGCCCATGAGGACATCAGGGGCGTCGAGCTCGACGCCTGGATCGCGCGTCTGAAGCGTTCGGTCGCCGAGCGCGTCCAGGATGGCCGGGTTTTCCCCGACTTCCCTTCCGCCGAGGTCCAGCGCCAGTTCGTGGGTTCGGCCTATGAGGACGCGCTGGACGAAGCCGGCAAGTTCTACGCCTTCGCCCAGGAGAGCATGGTCGACAAGGCCTACAAGCGTTCCCCCGGCAAGGGCTATCTCGACTTCGGCTGCGGTTGGGGGCGGATCGCCCGTTTCTTCCTGCGCGACTTCTCGTCCGAGAACATGGTCGGCGTCGACATCGACCCGGACATGGTCGCCTTCTGCGCCGGCGCCAATCTGCCAGGCCAGTTCGAGACGATCGCCAATGGCCAGCCTCTGGCGTTCGATGATGGATCGTTCCGCCTGATCACCGCCTATTCGGTGTTCACCCACCTGCCGCCGCACCTGTTCCGGGCCTGGCTGGCGGAGTTGCTGCGCGTCCTGGCGCCCGGCGGCCTCCTGGTGTTCACCGTGGAGCCTCCGCGCTTCCTGGATTTCCTCGAGGCGACGGACGTCAACTCGCCGAACGCCTGGCTGGCGGCGCTGTCGGTCTACAAGGACCTTCTGCCGGGACTGCGCGAGGATCTGTCGCGCGAGGGGATCGCCTATCTCCCTTCCGGCGGCGGCGCCTATCGCGAGCGGGACGTCTATGGCGAGACGGTCGTAACGGCCAAGTTCGTCGCCAAGGAAGCCGCGCCGCACGACGGCGAGGTCGTGCGCTATGTCGACGATCCCGCCCAGTTCTGGCAGGCCGCGGTAGTGATCCGCAAGCGCCCGCCCGCGGGTCGGGGCGGTCTCCTGTCGCGTCTGCTGGCCGGGCTCACGGGCAAGGCATGA
- a CDS encoding glycoside hydrolase family 99-like domain-containing protein produces MTTLPSSLKPGRDVSIEGVDAEGRVVLVGTGDDPQMIWTPTKAERAALRAARTVRVDVKLEALEGELVGPALFADWGDGFSEDSYARLKAGPDGWFASLPARSRQLLRLRLDPSEGVCRFTVLDIAVKPAGHLGKDPRGWKGVAIQAIKPALGPLRQPVGAAWRTGRAVVEQVRARRAKSADAGPVRAAYAHAIQVSKNLRSPHFAAPIATPFTLPADAPKVVAFYLPQFHPFPENDAWWGKGFTEWTNVSKAQPQFLGHYQPRLPGDLGFYDLRQREVIGQQVELAKGAGVHAFCFHYYWFAGKRLLEKPIELYLADPTLDLPFALCWANENWTRRWDGDETDVLMAQKHSPEDDEAVFEDMARYIRDPRYLRVGGKPILVLYRPEILPEAKATTERWRAKARAMGLGELHLLCTTAFGFQDYAGHGFDGIIDFPPHAIVEGEITKAVTPLHENFTGKVYDYPAVVRHKLSELSRVDAAYVPGVMPGWDNQARKPWAGHAFHNADPESYLTWLSGALTHAVARHPKGEAMVFVNAWNEWGEGAYLEPDRWFGHGYLHATRAALSAYQPRLTDAHPLVAQAQAAFVKRADAVTLLHLFYPELIDWFAERLAATADVLDLMITVPETWSEADLARARATFPMAHLAIAENRGRDIRPFVETLRRARTLGYSVFCKLHSKRSPHRAKGDEWRAELVDGLLGGEAAALALRAFAQDAKLGLLAAAGSRLRIGDPDVMNNNRQDADRLARRMGLKLAPETPFSAGSMFWGRTEAFAPLSDLTDAEIDFGPELGRVDGTTAHAIERLTAAIVARAGYRASFEL; encoded by the coding sequence ATGACGACGCTTCCCTCCAGTCTCAAGCCCGGCCGCGACGTCTCCATCGAGGGCGTCGACGCCGAGGGACGCGTCGTGCTGGTCGGAACCGGCGACGATCCGCAGATGATCTGGACACCGACCAAGGCCGAACGTGCGGCCCTGCGCGCCGCCCGCACGGTGCGGGTCGACGTCAAGCTGGAAGCGCTCGAGGGCGAGCTGGTCGGTCCAGCGCTGTTCGCCGACTGGGGCGACGGCTTCTCCGAGGACTCCTATGCGCGGCTGAAGGCGGGGCCCGACGGCTGGTTCGCGTCGCTGCCCGCCCGCAGCCGGCAACTGCTGCGCCTTCGCCTCGATCCCTCCGAGGGCGTATGCCGCTTCACGGTGCTTGATATCGCGGTCAAGCCCGCGGGCCATCTGGGCAAGGATCCCCGTGGCTGGAAGGGCGTGGCGATCCAGGCGATCAAGCCGGCCCTGGGCCCGCTGCGCCAGCCTGTCGGCGCCGCCTGGCGAACGGGGCGCGCGGTCGTAGAACAGGTTCGCGCCCGCCGCGCCAAGAGCGCCGACGCTGGGCCGGTCCGCGCGGCCTATGCCCACGCCATCCAGGTTTCCAAGAACCTGCGCAGCCCGCACTTCGCCGCGCCGATCGCCACCCCCTTCACGCTGCCGGCCGACGCGCCGAAGGTCGTGGCCTTCTACCTGCCGCAGTTTCATCCGTTCCCGGAAAATGACGCCTGGTGGGGCAAGGGCTTCACCGAGTGGACCAACGTCTCCAAGGCCCAGCCGCAGTTCCTGGGCCACTATCAGCCGCGTCTGCCGGGCGACCTCGGCTTCTATGACCTGCGCCAGCGCGAGGTGATCGGCCAGCAGGTCGAACTGGCCAAGGGGGCAGGCGTCCACGCCTTCTGCTTCCACTACTACTGGTTCGCCGGCAAGCGGCTGCTGGAGAAGCCGATCGAGCTCTATCTGGCCGATCCGACGCTGGACCTGCCGTTCGCGCTGTGCTGGGCCAACGAGAACTGGACGCGCCGCTGGGACGGCGACGAGACCGACGTCCTGATGGCGCAGAAGCACTCGCCCGAGGACGACGAGGCCGTCTTTGAGGACATGGCCCGCTACATCCGCGATCCGCGCTACCTGCGGGTGGGCGGCAAGCCGATCCTGGTGCTCTATCGCCCCGAGATCCTGCCGGAAGCCAAGGCCACCACCGAGCGCTGGCGGGCCAAGGCGCGGGCCATGGGGCTGGGTGAGCTTCACCTGCTCTGCACGACGGCCTTCGGTTTCCAGGACTACGCCGGGCATGGCTTCGACGGGATCATCGACTTCCCGCCGCACGCGATCGTCGAGGGCGAGATCACCAAGGCGGTGACTCCGCTGCACGAGAACTTCACGGGCAAGGTCTACGACTACCCGGCGGTGGTCCGGCACAAGCTGTCGGAGCTTTCGCGGGTCGACGCGGCCTACGTGCCCGGCGTCATGCCCGGCTGGGACAACCAGGCGCGCAAGCCCTGGGCCGGCCACGCCTTCCACAACGCCGATCCCGAAAGCTATCTGACCTGGTTGTCGGGCGCGCTGACGCACGCGGTCGCTCGTCATCCGAAAGGCGAGGCGATGGTGTTCGTCAACGCCTGGAACGAGTGGGGGGAGGGCGCCTATCTGGAGCCGGATCGCTGGTTCGGTCACGGCTATCTGCACGCCACCCGCGCCGCGCTCAGCGCCTATCAGCCGCGCCTCACCGACGCCCATCCGCTGGTGGCGCAGGCCCAAGCCGCGTTCGTCAAGCGCGCCGACGCGGTGACGTTGCTGCATCTCTTCTACCCGGAACTGATCGACTGGTTCGCGGAGCGGCTGGCCGCCACGGCTGACGTTCTGGACCTGATGATCACCGTGCCGGAAACCTGGAGCGAGGCCGATCTCGCCCGCGCCCGCGCGACCTTCCCGATGGCGCACTTGGCGATCGCCGAGAACCGCGGTCGCGACATCCGGCCGTTCGTAGAGACCCTGCGCCGAGCGCGGACCCTGGGCTACTCGGTGTTCTGCAAGCTACACTCCAAGCGCTCGCCGCACCGGGCCAAAGGCGATGAATGGCGCGCCGAGCTGGTCGACGGCCTGCTGGGCGGTGAGGCGGCCGCCCTAGCGCTGCGCGCCTTCGCCCAGGACGCGAAGCTGGGTCTGCTCGCCGCGGCCGGTTCACGGTTGCGGATCGGCGATCCGGACGTGATGAACAACAATCGTCAGGACGCCGACCGCCTTGCGCGGCGGATGGGCCTGAAGCTGGCGCCCGAGACGCCCTTCTCCGCTGGCTCGATGTTCTGGGGACGGACGGAAGCTTTCGCGCCGCTCTCCGACCTGACCGACGCCGAGATCGATTTCGGGCCGGAGCTGGGCCGCGTCGACGGCACGACCGCCCATGCGATCGAGCGCCTGACCGCCGCCATCGTCGCCCGGGCCGGCTATCGCGCGAGCTTCGAACTATGA
- a CDS encoding glycosyltransferase family 61 protein has translation MNLARRAARRLKAMLPDRPPPAGTPLALVFEEDVLPRVENVLIGPSPTRPGAISQAVAQVILDEPETRALLGGRSGGVDVPPWAHGANGVLRSRVDLVRAPDVWHAPAYGALFNDQGQVFHKAIHEALYLTPTLGLLPGVTVEGEGSDAKAIFRPPEDVPTLDRATVFMAWGGLHNYGHFLIDCLPALATAIQAGATERFPAIAPPMLPWHRELLSLMLGPQSIPQVIEAPLVRIKDAIFATAMDHFLHAPNAPLDFVRDRVLSAAAVDPGAGAKKIYVSRLGSLKRILVNEAELEAALAARGFAIVKPEALSVREQVALFHQADVIVAPAGAALANVLFCRPGAKIIELQPSNFTGVWVRNIALLAGVDWRAFFAPSPLSETEVYLEGHHRPNAEFSWRLDLEAFLTFLDDSL, from the coding sequence GTGAACCTCGCCCGCCGGGCCGCGCGTCGCCTGAAGGCGATGCTGCCCGATCGCCCACCGCCCGCCGGAACGCCGCTCGCGCTCGTGTTCGAGGAGGATGTGCTGCCGCGCGTTGAGAACGTGCTGATCGGGCCGTCGCCAACGAGGCCGGGCGCGATCTCCCAGGCCGTCGCCCAGGTTATTTTGGACGAGCCCGAGACCCGGGCGCTTCTGGGCGGCCGCAGCGGCGGCGTCGACGTTCCGCCCTGGGCCCATGGCGCCAACGGCGTGCTGCGTTCGCGCGTGGACCTCGTGCGTGCGCCCGATGTCTGGCACGCCCCGGCCTATGGCGCGCTGTTCAACGACCAGGGCCAGGTCTTCCACAAGGCGATCCACGAAGCCCTCTATCTGACGCCGACCCTGGGTCTGCTGCCCGGCGTGACGGTCGAGGGGGAGGGGAGCGACGCCAAGGCGATCTTCCGGCCGCCCGAGGACGTCCCGACGCTGGACCGCGCGACCGTCTTCATGGCGTGGGGCGGCCTGCATAACTACGGCCATTTCCTGATCGATTGCCTTCCGGCCTTGGCGACCGCCATCCAGGCGGGAGCGACCGAGCGGTTCCCGGCGATCGCCCCGCCGATGCTGCCCTGGCACCGGGAGCTGCTCTCGCTGATGCTGGGTCCCCAGTCCATCCCGCAGGTGATCGAAGCGCCGCTGGTGCGCATCAAGGACGCCATCTTCGCGACGGCGATGGATCACTTCCTGCACGCGCCCAACGCGCCGCTCGATTTTGTGCGCGACCGGGTCCTGTCCGCCGCGGCCGTCGACCCCGGCGCGGGCGCCAAGAAGATCTATGTCAGTCGCCTGGGATCGCTAAAGCGGATCCTGGTCAACGAGGCCGAGCTTGAGGCGGCGCTCGCTGCGCGAGGCTTCGCCATCGTCAAGCCCGAGGCCTTGTCGGTGCGCGAGCAGGTCGCGCTGTTCCATCAAGCGGACGTCATCGTCGCTCCCGCCGGCGCGGCCCTGGCCAATGTGCTGTTCTGCCGTCCCGGCGCGAAGATCATCGAGCTGCAGCCCAGCAACTTCACGGGCGTTTGGGTGCGCAACATCGCCCTGCTCGCCGGCGTCGACTGGCGCGCCTTCTTCGCGCCCTCGCCGCTCAGCGAGACCGAGGTCTATCTGGAAGGTCACCATCGGCCGAACGCCGAGTTCAGCTGGCGACTGGATCTGGAGGCGTTCCTGACCTTCCTGGACGACAGCCTCTAG